Within Pseudomonas brassicacearum, the genomic segment CGCCGCCGACGGCGGTCCGGAGCGAGCCCCATGAACCACTCTGAAGCGCACACCGCGCCGAGAGATGCCCACGCGCCGGAACAGGCCAAGCCCAAATCGCGCTGGAACCGCTGGAAAAGACCGCTGACCCTGGCGTTTTTTCTGCTGCTGATCGTACTGTTCACCGCCCTGGCCCGGCGCATCGATTGGTCCGAAGTGTTCGCCACCCTGGCTGATTTCAAGGTACGCACGCTGATCATCGCAGCCGCACTGACCGCCACCAGCTTCATCACCTATGCCTGCTTCGACCTGATCGGTCGCACCTATATCCGCCAGAAACTGGGTTGGCGACAGATCTTGCCGGTGGGGGTGATCAGTTACGCGTTCAACCTCAACCTCAGCGCCTGGGTCGGTGGCATCGCCATGCGTTATCGGCTGTATTCACGGCTGGGAGTCAGCACCGGCAACATCGCCAAGATCCTCGGCCTGAGCCTGGCCACCAACTGGTTCGGCTACATGACCCTGGCCGGCGTGGTGTTCAGCAGTGGCTTGGTGACCATGCCACCGGGCTGGAAACTCAGCAGCGATGCGTTGCAAGGCGTCGGCGCGCTGTTGTTGCTGGTGAGCGCAGGTTATCTCGTGGCCTGCCGGTTTTCCAAGCGCCGGGCGTGGATCGTCCGCGGCATGGAAATCAACCTGCCGTCGCTGCGCATGGCGCTGCTGCAGCTGGCGTTGGGCGCGTTGAACTGGTCGTTGATGGCGGCGGTGATCTTCACGTTGCTGCCCAGCAAACTGGATTACCCACTGGTGCTCGGGGTGTTGCTG encodes:
- a CDS encoding lysylphosphatidylglycerol synthase domain-containing protein, translating into MNHSEAHTAPRDAHAPEQAKPKSRWNRWKRPLTLAFFLLLIVLFTALARRIDWSEVFATLADFKVRTLIIAAALTATSFITYACFDLIGRTYIRQKLGWRQILPVGVISYAFNLNLSAWVGGIAMRYRLYSRLGVSTGNIAKILGLSLATNWFGYMTLAGVVFSSGLVTMPPGWKLSSDALQGVGALLLLVSAGYLVACRFSKRRAWIVRGMEINLPSLRMALLQLALGALNWSLMAAVIFTLLPSKLDYPLVLGVLLISSIAGVITHIPAGLGVLEAVFIALLQHEASRGSLLAGLIAYRAIYFILPLLITAVMYLVIEAKAKALRVKPGPK